The following proteins are co-located in the Palaemon carinicauda isolate YSFRI2023 chromosome 3, ASM3689809v2, whole genome shotgun sequence genome:
- the LOC137638158 gene encoding crustacyanin-C1 subunit-like, with amino-acid sequence MFSRVLLWVLVAAAAADVVPDFVIKGKCPAVDEHKLWTEQLPNHYKFGGVWYQHALSTNPYQLLKRCVRIQYDFDGKGFDVKAVGLTSEGSQLKRTGKIVPMPLGDPHLMINLENSFPAPLIILDTDYDNYACLYSCMDYNYEHHSDFAFFFARTPDAYDKYNNKCIAAFDGIGFDSNRLIKTEQGTTCNYSQLEKYIHDEL; translated from the exons ATGTTCTCAAGGGTCCTCCTGTGGGTGCTTGTGGCGGCCGCGGCTGCGGACGTCGTCCCGGACTTTGTTATCAAGGGGAAATGTCCTGCTGTTGACGAGCACAAATTATGGACAGAACAACTACCTAATCACTACAAG ttcggAGGCGTCTGGTATCAGCACGCACTCTCAACAAACCCTTACCAACTCTTGAAGAGGTGTGTTCGGATCCAGTATGATTTCG ACGGTAAAGGGTTTGACGTAAAGGCTGTCGGTCTCACCTCTGAAGGAAGCCAGCTGAAGAGAACAGGAAAGATCGTGCCCATGCCCCTGGGAGATCCTCATCTCATGATCAATCTCGAAAACT CTTTCCCAGCGCCCCTGATAATCCTGGACACCGACTACGACAACTACGCCTGTTTGTATTCGTGCATGGATTACAACTACGAGCATCATTCTGACTTCGCCTTCTTCTTCGCCAGAACTCCCGATGCTTACgacaaatacaacaacaaatgtatagcAGCTTTCGATGGCATAGGATTTGATTCCAATAGATTGATTAAGACAGAACAAGGAACAACTTGCAATTATTCACAGCTAGAGAAATATATCCATGACGAACTCTAG
- the LOC137638157 gene encoding crustacyanin-A2 subunit-like, with the protein MINLVILFLGIVGCGLCEEVKDIPAFLEKGNCARVNLIPKFDLRKYSGRWYQTDIIKIPYQPYTKCINSFYDYSEPMYGFNVRTAGLSPEGEHLKKEGKIYPTEKFPPSHMLIDFPTVMGYPYEVIDTDYNTYSCVYSCVDWNAYKTEFAFVFSRNPENNGLATSKCKTIFTKYGIDFKKFVAVPHTDDCVYKA; encoded by the exons ATGATCAATCTGGTCATTCTATTCCTTGGGATTGTGGGATGCGGCCTCTGCGAGGAAGTCAAGGATATTCCTGCATTCTTGGAAAAGGGAAACTGCGCAAGAGTCAATCTTATTCCAAAATTCGATTTAAGAAAG TACAGCGGACGTTGGTATCAAACTGACATCATCAAGATTCCTTACCAGCCTTATACCAAATGCATCAATTCCTTCTACGATTACTCGGAACCCATGTACGGATTCAACGTCAGAACAGCAGGACTTTCTCCCGAGGGAGAACACCTGAAGAAGGAAGGAAAAATCTACCCTACAGAAAAGTTCCCACCGAGTCACATGTTGATCGATTTCCCAACAG TCATGGGATATCCATACGAAGTCATCGACACCGACTACAACACTTATTCCTGTGTGTATTCCTGTGTCGACTGGAACGCCTACAAGACCGAGTTCGCCTTCGTCTTCTCTAGGAATCCTGAGAATAATGGACTAGCCACTTCCAAATGCAAGACCATCTTCACAAAGTACGGCATCGACTTCAAGAAATTTGTTGCAGTTCCTCATACGGACGACTGTGTTTACAAAGCTTAG